From Roseisolibacter agri, a single genomic window includes:
- a CDS encoding threonine synthase, producing MPLWTLHCSACDYAQPGDQPAGVCPACGQPLLAQYDAVAVDARAPHWSLWRYAPVLPLAAGETPVTLGEGMTPLADAPSLARQVGVRRLWIKDEGRNPTASFKARGMSAAVTRARALGAAGLVVPTAGNAGAAIAAYAAAAGLPVKVFAPRTTPPAILMTIAALGADLQLIDGHIGDAGKLATAFANESGWMNVSTLREPYRVEGMKTMGYEVVEQLDGRVPDAIVYPTGGGEGTIGIWKALGEMRDWGWLRSDVRMPRMIVAQSSGCAPIVRAFAAGADRAEPWENPVTYAAGLRVPGPLGDRLLLRVLRESAGDAVAVPDDVTRDATRALSTATGIDAAPEGGCALAVVDRMVREGRLSRDAEVVVFNTGSGASYRRESSDLAAEARG from the coding sequence GTGCCCCTCTGGACTCTGCACTGCTCGGCCTGCGACTACGCGCAGCCGGGCGACCAGCCCGCCGGCGTCTGCCCGGCCTGCGGCCAGCCGCTCCTCGCGCAGTACGACGCCGTCGCGGTCGACGCGCGCGCCCCGCACTGGAGCCTCTGGCGCTACGCGCCCGTCCTGCCGCTCGCCGCCGGTGAGACGCCGGTCACGCTCGGCGAGGGGATGACGCCGCTGGCCGACGCGCCGTCGCTCGCGCGTCAGGTAGGCGTGCGGCGTCTCTGGATCAAGGACGAGGGGCGCAACCCGACGGCGTCGTTCAAGGCGCGCGGAATGAGCGCGGCCGTGACGCGCGCGCGCGCGCTGGGCGCGGCGGGGCTGGTCGTTCCGACCGCGGGCAACGCCGGCGCCGCGATCGCCGCGTACGCCGCGGCCGCGGGCCTGCCGGTGAAGGTCTTCGCGCCGCGCACCACGCCGCCCGCGATCCTCATGACGATCGCCGCGCTGGGCGCCGACCTGCAGCTGATCGACGGCCACATCGGCGACGCCGGCAAGCTCGCGACCGCGTTCGCGAACGAGAGCGGCTGGATGAACGTCAGCACGCTCCGCGAGCCGTACCGCGTCGAGGGCATGAAGACGATGGGCTACGAGGTCGTCGAGCAGCTCGACGGCCGCGTGCCCGATGCGATCGTCTATCCGACCGGCGGCGGCGAGGGCACGATCGGCATCTGGAAGGCGCTCGGCGAGATGCGCGACTGGGGCTGGCTGCGGTCGGACGTGCGCATGCCGCGCATGATCGTCGCGCAGAGCTCGGGCTGCGCGCCCATCGTCCGCGCCTTCGCGGCGGGCGCCGACCGTGCCGAGCCGTGGGAGAATCCGGTGACGTACGCGGCCGGCCTGCGCGTGCCCGGGCCGCTCGGCGACCGGCTCCTGCTGCGCGTGCTGCGCGAGAGCGCGGGCGACGCGGTCGCGGTACCGGACGACGTCACGCGCGATGCGACGCGTGCGCTGTCGACGGCGACCGGCATCGATGCCGCGCCGGAGGGCGGCTGCGCGCTGGCGGTCGTCGACCGCATGGTCCGCGAGGGGCGACTCTCGCGTGACGCGGAGGTCGTGGTGTTCAACACCGGCAGCGGCGCGTCGTATCGCCGGGAGAGCAGCGACCTGGCGGCGGAGGCGCGCGGGTGA
- the larC gene encoding nickel pincer cofactor biosynthesis protein LarC — protein MTQRIAILDPFSGIAGDMLLGALVAVGLDPDWLRALPATLGLDGVRVDVRSVQRAGIGAVKVDFEIPPQPHGRHLSQIRKLVAAAGAVPEPVREQADRVFTLIAEQEAEIHGTTVERVHLHEVGAVDAILDVVGGVWGLHLLGVERVFCGPIQVGDGFVRAAHGVLPVPAPATLRILEGLRVRPGPDGAGELVTPTGAALARVLSEGAAPREYVPRRSGFGAGTKEFPDRANALRVVLADVATVEDEQVPDHEALALLAADVDDMSGEYLAAAADAIRAAGALDVVLLPTMMKKGRPGTRLEVLARPEDVPQLESRIFAHTTTIGVRVSRVARLALARAEHRIAVDGHHVRVKVSRTPDGRARVKPEFEDVAAAAAATGRSSIEVAESAMRAAAALIAQGTLPDAR, from the coding sequence GTGACGCAGCGCATCGCCATCCTCGACCCGTTCAGCGGGATCGCGGGTGACATGCTCCTGGGCGCGCTCGTGGCGGTCGGGCTGGACCCCGACTGGCTGCGCGCGCTGCCCGCGACGCTCGGGCTGGACGGCGTGCGCGTCGACGTCCGGTCCGTGCAGCGCGCGGGCATCGGCGCAGTGAAGGTGGACTTCGAGATCCCGCCGCAGCCGCACGGCCGGCACCTCTCGCAGATCCGCAAGCTCGTCGCGGCGGCGGGCGCCGTACCCGAGCCGGTGCGTGAGCAGGCGGACCGCGTCTTCACGCTGATTGCCGAGCAGGAGGCGGAGATCCACGGGACGACGGTGGAGCGCGTGCACCTGCACGAGGTCGGGGCGGTAGACGCGATCCTCGACGTCGTCGGCGGCGTGTGGGGCCTTCACCTGCTCGGTGTCGAGCGCGTGTTCTGCGGACCGATCCAGGTGGGCGACGGCTTCGTGCGCGCCGCGCACGGCGTGCTGCCGGTGCCCGCGCCTGCGACGCTCCGCATCCTCGAGGGGCTGCGCGTGCGTCCGGGCCCCGACGGCGCGGGCGAGCTCGTGACGCCGACGGGCGCCGCGCTCGCGCGCGTGCTCTCGGAGGGCGCGGCACCACGCGAGTACGTGCCGCGCCGCAGCGGCTTCGGGGCGGGCACGAAGGAGTTTCCCGACCGCGCCAACGCGCTCCGCGTCGTGCTCGCCGACGTTGCAACGGTGGAGGACGAGCAGGTGCCCGATCACGAGGCGCTCGCGCTGCTCGCCGCTGACGTCGACGACATGAGCGGCGAGTATCTCGCGGCGGCGGCGGACGCGATCCGTGCGGCGGGCGCGCTCGACGTGGTGCTGCTGCCCACGATGATGAAGAAGGGGCGTCCCGGCACGCGCCTCGAGGTGCTCGCGCGACCCGAGGACGTGCCGCAGCTGGAGTCGCGCATCTTCGCGCACACCACCACGATCGGCGTCCGCGTCTCGCGCGTCGCGCGACTCGCGCTCGCGCGCGCCGAGCACCGAATCGCGGTGGATGGGCACCACGTGCGCGTGAAGGTGAGTCGCACGCCGGACGGCCGGGCGCGTGTGAAGCCCGAGTTCGAGGACGTGGCGGCCGCGGCCGCCGCGACGGGGCGCTCGTCCATCGAAGTGGCCGAGTCCGCCATGCGCGCCGCAGCCGCGCTGATCGCGCAGGGAACGTTGCCTGACGCGAGGTAA
- a CDS encoding DUF512 domain-containing protein, translated as MQPGSFADRLGIVVGTQLLAINGRELADFIDWEFLSGDDRFVLDAKQPDGATVALEVVRPEGESFGLELEPPTIRRCANRCEFCFIEGLPKGLRKPLYVRDDDYRLSFAYGNFATLSNLKDRDFERIIEYRLSPLYVSVHATPWEARKVLLNNPRVPNIIEQLTRLKDGGIQYHCQMVVVPGLNDGDVLEASLRDLWNLGDAVLSVALVPVGVTQFSHLYTGKPMDAENSGRILDAVERWEARALAERGDRWVFGSDELYLLARRELPDAEHYGDFSQIENGVGAVTALRERVAEGLSTLPRLEGKRIGVVTGVSMGDLMPPLLDQLTRQTGAHFELIPTVNSLFGPTTTTAGLLVGADIRRALDGRDDLDLALIPAECINDSGVFLDDEPFVVVRESLPMPVYPSYDFIDVLALEGEPALSSAA; from the coding sequence GTGCAGCCCGGTAGCTTCGCCGATCGACTGGGCATCGTCGTCGGCACGCAGCTGCTCGCCATCAACGGCCGCGAGCTCGCCGACTTCATCGACTGGGAGTTCCTCAGCGGCGACGACCGCTTCGTCCTCGACGCGAAGCAGCCCGACGGCGCGACCGTCGCGCTCGAGGTCGTGCGCCCGGAAGGCGAGTCGTTCGGCCTGGAGCTCGAGCCGCCCACGATCCGCCGCTGCGCGAACCGCTGCGAGTTCTGCTTCATCGAGGGGCTGCCCAAGGGGCTGCGGAAGCCGCTGTACGTCCGCGACGACGACTACCGCCTGTCGTTCGCGTACGGCAACTTCGCGACGCTCTCGAACCTCAAGGACCGCGACTTCGAGCGCATCATCGAGTACCGGCTCTCGCCGCTGTACGTCTCGGTGCATGCGACGCCGTGGGAGGCGCGCAAGGTTCTGCTCAACAACCCGCGCGTCCCGAACATCATCGAGCAGCTCACGCGGCTGAAGGACGGCGGCATCCAGTACCACTGCCAGATGGTCGTGGTGCCGGGCCTCAACGATGGCGACGTCCTCGAGGCCTCGCTGCGGGACCTCTGGAACCTCGGCGACGCGGTGCTGTCGGTGGCCCTCGTGCCCGTGGGCGTGACCCAGTTCTCGCACCTCTACACCGGCAAGCCGATGGATGCGGAGAACTCCGGGCGCATCCTCGACGCGGTGGAGCGGTGGGAGGCGCGCGCCCTGGCGGAGCGTGGCGACCGCTGGGTGTTCGGCTCGGACGAGCTGTACCTGCTGGCGCGCCGCGAGCTGCCCGACGCGGAGCACTACGGCGACTTCTCGCAGATCGAGAACGGCGTCGGCGCGGTCACCGCGCTCCGCGAGCGCGTGGCCGAGGGGCTCTCGACGCTGCCGCGGCTCGAGGGAAAGCGCATCGGCGTCGTCACCGGTGTGTCGATGGGCGACCTGATGCCGCCGCTGCTCGACCAGCTCACCCGGCAGACCGGCGCGCACTTCGAGCTGATCCCCACGGTCAACTCGCTCTTCGGTCCCACCACGACGACCGCCGGCCTGCTGGTCGGCGCGGACATCCGGCGCGCCCTCGATGGCCGCGACGATCTCGATCTCGCGCTGATCCCAGCCGAGTGCATCAACGACTCGGGCGTGTTCCTCGACGACGAGCCGTTTGTCGTCGTGCGCGAGTCGCTGCCCATGCCCGTCTATCCGTCGTACGACTTCATCGACGTGCTCGCGCTCGAAGGCGAGCCGGCGCTGTCCAGCGCGGCCTGA
- the der gene encoding ribosome biogenesis GTPase Der, which produces MSLPVVALVGRPNVGKSQLFNRLVGQHQAIVSEEAGTTRDRHFGRVEWNGRSFWLVDTGGLVEDSTVPMDVEIRKQVVQAIGEADLLLFVADARVGVHPSDARVVDLLRGSGKPFLLVANKVDNPQSSDFYEFYRLNAGDPIPVSAANGTNSGDLLDEITQRLPDQDEAIPEALRVAVIGRPNVGKSSFVNRLLGEERLVVTDVAGTTRDSIDTPMRYHGRDLIFVDTAGLRRQSKIDDGVEFYSSLRTRRAIEGADICVLMIDATLGLENQDLKIATLAWEAGRGLIMVVNKWDLKEKDGKTADKFKKEAIEKVPYLAFVPWIFTSALTGQRVTRVLETIVEVESEWRKRIPTSQVNETLESLVQRLQPPQAAGREVRLLYGTQVTAAPPTIAIFGNNPDAVAEHYIRYLHNGFRAEYGFTGAPLRIVMRHKNAPDTDHRRVRE; this is translated from the coding sequence ATGAGTCTTCCGGTCGTCGCCCTCGTCGGTCGTCCGAACGTCGGCAAGTCGCAGCTGTTCAACCGTCTCGTCGGGCAGCACCAGGCCATCGTCAGCGAGGAGGCGGGCACCACGCGTGACCGGCACTTCGGCCGCGTCGAGTGGAATGGGCGCTCCTTCTGGCTCGTCGACACCGGCGGCCTGGTGGAGGACTCGACGGTCCCGATGGACGTCGAGATCCGCAAGCAGGTGGTGCAGGCGATCGGCGAGGCCGATCTCCTTCTCTTCGTCGCCGACGCGCGCGTGGGCGTGCACCCGAGCGACGCGCGCGTGGTGGACCTGCTGCGCGGGTCGGGCAAGCCGTTCCTGCTCGTCGCCAACAAGGTCGACAACCCGCAGAGCTCGGACTTCTACGAGTTCTATCGGCTGAACGCCGGCGATCCGATCCCAGTGTCCGCCGCGAACGGCACGAACTCGGGCGACCTGCTCGACGAGATCACGCAGCGCCTGCCCGACCAGGACGAGGCGATTCCGGAGGCGCTGCGCGTCGCGGTCATCGGCCGTCCCAACGTCGGCAAGTCGTCGTTCGTGAACCGCCTCCTCGGCGAGGAGCGTCTGGTCGTCACCGACGTCGCGGGCACGACGCGCGACTCGATCGACACGCCCATGCGCTACCACGGGCGCGACCTGATCTTCGTCGACACCGCCGGCCTGCGCCGCCAGTCGAAGATCGACGACGGCGTCGAGTTCTACTCGTCGCTGCGCACGCGGCGCGCGATCGAGGGCGCGGACATCTGCGTCCTCATGATCGACGCGACGCTCGGCCTCGAGAACCAGGATCTCAAGATCGCGACGCTGGCGTGGGAGGCCGGGCGCGGGCTGATCATGGTCGTGAACAAGTGGGACCTGAAGGAGAAGGACGGGAAGACCGCCGACAAGTTCAAGAAGGAGGCGATCGAGAAGGTCCCGTACCTCGCCTTCGTGCCGTGGATCTTCACCTCCGCGCTCACCGGCCAGCGCGTCACGCGCGTGCTCGAGACGATCGTCGAGGTCGAGTCGGAGTGGCGCAAGCGGATCCCGACGTCGCAGGTGAACGAGACGCTGGAGTCGCTGGTGCAGCGCCTGCAGCCGCCGCAGGCGGCCGGTCGCGAGGTACGCCTCCTGTACGGCACGCAGGTCACGGCGGCGCCGCCGACGATCGCGATCTTCGGCAACAACCCGGACGCGGTCGCGGAGCACTACATCCGCTACCTGCACAACGGCTTCCGCGCGGAGTACGGCTTCACGGGCGCGCCGCTGCGCATCGTGATGCGCCACAAGAACGCGCCCGACACGGACCACCGCCGCGTGCGGGAGTAA
- the plsY gene encoding glycerol-3-phosphate 1-O-acyltransferase PlsY, translating into MHPALGLVAAYLLGSVPAAYLAGRARGVDLRAHGSGNLGATNALRVLGWRIGVPVFLFDALKGFMPAFWFPTWFAAPGHWAMAYGLAAIVGHVKPVFLLGRGGGGGKGVATAAGVFLGLAPLATAVAILAFAVVVAASGFVSLGSITAAFALVLALAATVGVRAPVFALGLAVAVFVVWSHRANIGRLRRGEEHSFRRRREASAHEPAQGPTR; encoded by the coding sequence ATGCACCCGGCGCTGGGACTCGTGGCGGCGTACCTCCTCGGCTCCGTGCCGGCGGCCTACCTGGCCGGCCGCGCACGAGGCGTGGATCTCCGGGCTCACGGCTCGGGAAACCTCGGCGCGACGAACGCGCTGCGCGTGCTCGGCTGGAGGATCGGGGTGCCGGTCTTCCTGTTCGACGCGCTGAAGGGCTTCATGCCCGCCTTCTGGTTCCCGACGTGGTTCGCCGCGCCGGGGCACTGGGCGATGGCGTACGGCCTGGCCGCGATCGTCGGACACGTGAAGCCGGTGTTCCTGCTCGGGCGGGGCGGGGGAGGCGGGAAGGGGGTCGCCACGGCGGCCGGCGTCTTCCTCGGGCTCGCCCCGCTCGCGACGGCCGTCGCGATCCTGGCGTTCGCCGTGGTGGTCGCGGCGAGCGGCTTCGTCTCGCTCGGCTCCATCACTGCGGCCTTTGCCCTCGTCCTCGCGCTCGCGGCGACCGTCGGGGTGCGCGCGCCGGTGTTCGCGCTCGGCCTCGCGGTCGCGGTGTTCGTCGTCTGGTCGCATCGCGCGAACATCGGCCGGCTGCGGCGCGGCGAGGAGCACAGCTTCCGTCGCCGGCGGGAGGCATCGGCGCACGAGCCCGCGCAGGGGCCGACGCGATGA